Proteins encoded by one window of Streptomyces sp. ALI-76-A:
- a CDS encoding phage tail tape measure protein, with the protein MADSRTLRVVIVGNADSAEDAIQGLADTSEDAGGQFDAMGGKMAGFKGALAGMGAAVLAALPLAGLLAFAKGLEEIENRAKLAAQLGLTGKDAAQAGKLAGDLYVKGFGESTAETGEIVKRVSQDLNMSVNDVDFKPIAAKVGTIAEVMDQEIGGTTRAVANLLRNGLAKNADEALDIVAAGFTNGVDKSEDFLDTLNEYGTQFRKLGLDGATATGILSQGLKGGARDADIVADAIKEFSIRAVDGSKTTADGFKAIGLDASDMAKRIGQGGKTASDALQETMDKLRGMKDPVKQSQAAVQLFGTQSEDLGKALYSIDPKSAVDSLGKVGGAADQMADTMHNNAAAKLTTFKRKLEMGFTNAAASAITAFEGVGKKLGPTFDKIGQATAPFLRGLGEIGSRIKTSFETGAARTALDQLGQKLSGIWAVVGPAVSQFVTFFKTQLMPVFQELWAKAQPVLVQLWQTFMTYLDFIKLEIQGFIAVVKWLWQTFGATLINYVKVAWNAVWQVISGVLSVIQGIYNVFIGVFTGDWSRAWQGIKQIFSGVWNIIVGIFRAVWNTIKTVLKLGVDAVKGIWSLAWKAVSSLFKSIWSGITGHFSGVMGTIRGYASSGVTAVKNFFVNGFTSLYTSAKGKLSNLVSAVKEIPGKAKAALSGLPGQMLSIGRNIIDGIVNGIRGSLSRVMSAAQAIVDKIPGPIKKALGIHSPSRVMKEIGKWVTEGLVKGMLGGSKKVAATSKKLHELITKAYKGKAISKKKADSLHKYISSQNRKLTKLAKEREKIQKAIGNANAKLTDLKKAKADMASSVSSKAKDYGSFMGALDTSQYGDNSASAIIGRLKAKLKGIVDFRKNLATLAKRGLGKGIISELAQAGPEEGGQMAAALLNAGGGQIKELNSTYSAIGSQSNALGSQVAGNYYNAGIKATEGLIRGLKAKEKHLTKAIENMSKAMVKALKKALGIKSPSRVFMGLGGFTAAGFTNGIRNGQGDVQKAVDEMAGTRPSGRLANRSIARAMALQGASGGQAAPVVHVTVQGNVTAEKALAKSIATTIRDEIVRNGKRNGGRTGL; encoded by the coding sequence ATGGCGGATTCGAGGACCCTTCGCGTTGTCATTGTCGGCAACGCCGATTCCGCCGAGGACGCCATTCAGGGGCTCGCTGACACGTCCGAGGACGCGGGCGGACAGTTCGACGCCATGGGCGGGAAGATGGCGGGCTTTAAGGGTGCCCTGGCAGGTATGGGGGCGGCCGTCCTGGCCGCCCTCCCCCTGGCGGGTCTCCTGGCCTTCGCGAAGGGCCTCGAAGAGATCGAGAACCGCGCGAAGCTTGCGGCTCAGCTCGGTCTTACGGGCAAGGATGCGGCTCAGGCCGGCAAGCTTGCTGGTGACCTTTACGTTAAGGGCTTCGGCGAATCGACGGCCGAGACTGGCGAGATAGTCAAGCGGGTCTCTCAAGACCTGAACATGTCGGTTAACGACGTGGACTTTAAGCCGATTGCGGCGAAGGTCGGCACCATTGCCGAAGTCATGGATCAGGAGATTGGCGGCACCACTCGGGCCGTTGCGAACCTTCTCCGAAATGGTCTGGCTAAGAATGCGGATGAAGCCCTTGACATTGTCGCCGCGGGCTTCACTAACGGTGTCGACAAGTCGGAAGACTTTTTGGACACTTTGAACGAATATGGAACTCAGTTTAGGAAGCTGGGTCTCGACGGCGCTACGGCTACCGGAATCCTTTCCCAGGGTTTGAAGGGCGGTGCCCGAGACGCCGATATCGTCGCCGATGCGATCAAGGAATTTTCGATTCGCGCGGTCGACGGCAGCAAGACCACAGCTGACGGATTCAAGGCTATCGGGCTCGATGCTTCGGACATGGCTAAGCGCATTGGCCAGGGCGGTAAGACTGCCTCTGACGCGCTTCAGGAAACCATGGACAAGCTTCGGGGAATGAAGGACCCGGTTAAGCAGTCTCAGGCCGCCGTACAGCTTTTTGGAACTCAGAGCGAAGACCTCGGTAAGGCCCTTTACTCGATTGACCCGAAGAGCGCGGTTGACTCCCTCGGGAAGGTTGGTGGTGCGGCCGATCAGATGGCCGACACCATGCACAACAACGCTGCGGCGAAGCTGACGACGTTTAAACGGAAGCTCGAAATGGGCTTCACGAACGCTGCGGCTTCGGCGATTACGGCGTTCGAGGGCGTTGGTAAGAAGCTCGGTCCGACCTTCGACAAGATCGGCCAGGCTACGGCCCCGTTCCTGCGGGGCCTGGGCGAGATCGGTTCGAGGATCAAGACCAGCTTCGAGACGGGGGCCGCACGGACCGCGCTCGACCAGCTCGGGCAGAAGCTCTCTGGTATATGGGCGGTCGTCGGGCCGGCCGTGTCTCAGTTCGTGACGTTCTTCAAGACTCAGCTAATGCCGGTCTTTCAAGAGCTTTGGGCGAAGGCTCAGCCTGTTCTCGTTCAGCTCTGGCAGACCTTCATGACGTATCTCGACTTCATCAAGCTTGAGATTCAGGGCTTCATAGCCGTTGTGAAGTGGCTTTGGCAGACCTTCGGGGCCACGCTCATTAACTATGTCAAGGTCGCTTGGAATGCCGTATGGCAGGTGATTTCCGGTGTGCTCTCGGTTATCCAGGGGATCTACAACGTCTTCATAGGCGTCTTCACTGGTGACTGGTCGAGGGCCTGGCAGGGCATCAAGCAAATCTTCTCGGGTGTCTGGAACATCATCGTTGGAATTTTCCGGGCCGTCTGGAACACGATAAAGACGGTTCTGAAGCTCGGTGTCGATGCCGTGAAGGGGATTTGGTCCCTGGCTTGGAAGGCCGTTAGCTCGCTCTTCAAGAGCATTTGGAGCGGCATAACCGGACACTTCTCGGGCGTCATGGGCACCATTCGCGGCTATGCGTCCTCGGGCGTGACCGCCGTGAAGAACTTCTTCGTGAATGGCTTCACGTCGCTGTACACCTCGGCGAAGGGCAAGCTCTCTAACCTCGTCTCGGCCGTGAAGGAGATTCCCGGTAAGGCGAAGGCCGCCCTGTCTGGCCTGCCCGGCCAGATGCTCAGCATCGGCCGGAACATCATCGACGGAATCGTGAACGGTATTCGGGGCTCCCTAAGCCGTGTGATGAGTGCGGCTCAGGCCATCGTCGACAAGATCCCCGGCCCGATTAAGAAGGCTCTCGGAATCCACTCCCCTTCCCGCGTCATGAAGGAAATCGGTAAGTGGGTCACCGAAGGTCTCGTTAAGGGAATGCTCGGGGGCTCGAAGAAGGTTGCGGCTACCTCGAAGAAGCTTCATGAGCTGATCACGAAGGCTTACAAGGGTAAGGCCATTTCGAAGAAGAAGGCTGACAGCCTTCACAAGTACATCAGCTCTCAGAACAGGAAGCTGACGAAGCTTGCGAAGGAACGGGAGAAGATTCAGAAGGCCATCGGCAACGCGAACGCGAAGCTGACTGACCTGAAGAAGGCTAAGGCCGATATGGCTTCTTCGGTGTCCTCGAAGGCGAAGGACTACGGCTCTTTCATGGGGGCTCTCGACACTTCGCAGTACGGGGACAACTCGGCTAGCGCGATCATCGGTCGCCTGAAGGCGAAGCTAAAGGGCATCGTCGACTTCCGGAAGAACCTTGCCACTCTCGCGAAGCGTGGCCTCGGTAAGGGCATCATTTCGGAACTTGCCCAGGCCGGCCCCGAAGAGGGCGGCCAGATGGCCGCAGCCCTTCTCAATGCCGGAGGCGGACAGATCAAGGAACTGAACTCGACCTACTCGGCGATCGGTTCCCAGTCCAACGCTCTCGGAAGCCAGGTGGCGGGCAACTACTACAACGCGGGTATCAAGGCGACCGAGGGCCTTATCAGGGGCCTGAAGGCCAAAGAGAAGCACCTGACCAAGGCTATCGAGAACATGTCGAAGGCCATGGTTAAGGCCCTGAAGAAGGCCCTGGGGATCAAGTCTCCTAGCCGTGTCTTCATGGGCCTGGGCGGCTTCACTGCGGCCGGTTTCACGAACGGTATCCGCAACGGCCAGGGCGACGTTCAAAAGGCTGTCGACGAGATGGCGGGCACTCGCCCGTCCGGTCGGCTTGCTAACAGGTCT
- a CDS encoding phage portal protein — protein sequence MASDWERGVESSGFMRTASGRKVSRRNSLQMVAVYACQSLIADAVSSLPVDHYTKINGRKESFDPIRSPRWVRQPNPFQTSYDFWFRVVVSLLTDGNAFLYTMRNDRGEVVALYCLHPQYVSILDGPLGDNRYEVSDDQGAVQGVLDRTQILHIPAFTLPGVSRGLSPVDMAREAIGLGLTAEEFGSRFFEQGTTMAGVIEHPGTPRPDEARLLRDMFRKSHAGVKNSHSVGVLTGGAQFKPITLSPEQAQFLETRRFQKAEIALLYRVPAYLVDSSVSSTWGTGIEEQNKFFVDQTLMPWIVRIEQAVSTFLLPGLQYIRFNVDARLRAKTKDRYESYQTALNNGFLNADEIRAMEDLAPLPKKLGQRYYRPLNLGVVGDEDKEAAKAEAEKPPPAPPVAPVAPDPNADPNALQDPNATDQKDNSNADGA from the coding sequence GGTATACGCCTGCCAATCGCTGATTGCGGACGCCGTGTCTTCCCTGCCGGTCGACCACTACACGAAGATAAACGGCCGGAAGGAATCCTTCGATCCGATCCGGTCGCCCCGTTGGGTGCGTCAGCCGAACCCCTTCCAGACCTCTTACGACTTCTGGTTTCGGGTTGTCGTCAGTCTCTTGACGGACGGGAACGCATTCCTCTACACCATGCGGAACGACCGGGGCGAAGTCGTCGCCCTGTACTGCCTTCACCCGCAGTACGTGAGCATTCTCGACGGCCCGCTAGGCGACAACCGGTATGAGGTCAGCGACGACCAGGGGGCCGTTCAGGGCGTCCTCGATCGCACTCAGATACTCCACATTCCCGCGTTCACGCTTCCGGGCGTGAGCCGTGGCCTGTCGCCCGTCGACATGGCCCGAGAGGCTATCGGCCTCGGTCTCACGGCCGAGGAATTCGGTTCGAGGTTCTTTGAGCAGGGAACCACGATGGCCGGCGTAATCGAGCATCCGGGAACCCCTCGGCCGGACGAAGCCCGGCTTCTTCGGGACATGTTCAGGAAGTCGCACGCGGGGGTGAAGAACTCTCACAGCGTGGGCGTCCTTACCGGCGGGGCTCAGTTCAAGCCGATCACGCTTTCCCCGGAACAGGCGCAGTTCCTCGAAACGCGGCGATTCCAGAAGGCCGAGATTGCCCTTCTGTATCGCGTGCCCGCGTATCTGGTCGACAGCTCGGTTAGCTCGACCTGGGGAACCGGTATCGAGGAACAGAACAAGTTCTTCGTAGACCAAACGCTTATGCCGTGGATTGTTCGTATCGAGCAAGCCGTGTCGACGTTCCTTCTTCCGGGCCTTCAGTACATCCGCTTCAACGTGGACGCGCGACTTCGCGCGAAGACGAAGGACCGTTACGAGTCGTATCAGACGGCCCTCAATAACGGGTTCCTGAACGCGGACGAGATTCGCGCAATGGAAGACCTGGCCCCGCTTCCCAAGAAGCTCGGTCAGCGTTACTACCGGCCCTTGAATCTCGGCGTTGTCGGCGACGAAGACAAGGAAGCGGCGAAGGCCGAGGCCGAGAAGCCTCCCCCGGCTCCGCCGGTTGCACCGGTTGCCCCTGATCCAAACGCGGACCCGAACGCACTACAGGACCCGAACGCTACGGATCAGAAGGACAACAGCAATGCAGATGGAGCGTAG
- a CDS encoding phage tail tube protein: MATIHDAYFGAADESTYGTAVVPTKFFEFTDEGIEGKYERIDSEAIRAGTRVLRSDRFAPNAKGAEGDVKMEVLSGGFDFWLKHMMGGVVAGAPSGGFTTYTATLGDLNGKSFTAQVGRVDNTGTKIPFTYQGGKVKEWELTNAVDELLKLSVTCDFAKETIGAGTGAYALATPAYVANTKLFSFGGGTVTVGGSSFDINDFSLKASNGLKDDRYFIRNNGMKSEPLESELRKYEWSVKGEFSGTTHVNRVAAAIASGAVADLTVLWDGPDGSQFKVQMPFARFDEGPVSVGGLEVVSHDLSGIALTDGTASPVTITYKAIS; encoded by the coding sequence ATGGCCACGATTCACGATGCATACTTTGGCGCGGCCGACGAGTCCACTTACGGAACGGCCGTTGTCCCTACGAAGTTCTTCGAGTTCACCGACGAAGGCATTGAGGGTAAGTACGAGCGGATTGATTCCGAGGCGATTCGAGCCGGTACCCGCGTCCTTCGAAGTGACCGCTTCGCGCCGAACGCGAAGGGTGCCGAGGGTGACGTGAAGATGGAGGTTCTTTCCGGGGGCTTCGACTTCTGGCTGAAGCACATGATGGGCGGGGTTGTTGCTGGTGCCCCCTCGGGCGGCTTCACCACGTACACGGCGACCCTGGGCGACCTGAACGGGAAGAGCTTCACGGCTCAGGTTGGCCGAGTGGACAACACCGGCACGAAGATTCCCTTCACTTACCAGGGTGGCAAGGTCAAGGAATGGGAGCTTACGAACGCCGTTGACGAGCTTCTGAAGCTCTCGGTTACGTGCGACTTCGCGAAGGAAACGATCGGTGCGGGCACCGGTGCTTACGCCCTGGCGACTCCTGCATACGTCGCAAACACGAAGCTCTTCAGCTTCGGCGGGGGCACGGTCACCGTTGGCGGTTCGTCCTTCGACATCAACGACTTCTCCCTGAAGGCGTCCAACGGCCTGAAGGATGACCGGTACTTCATCCGGAACAACGGCATGAAGTCTGAGCCGCTTGAGTCGGAGCTTCGAAAGTACGAGTGGAGCGTTAAGGGCGAGTTCAGCGGCACCACGCACGTTAACCGCGTTGCTGCGGCCATTGCGAGTGGGGCTGTCGCCGATCTAACGGTTCTTTGGGATGGGCCGGACGGCTCTCAGTTCAAGGTTCAGATGCCCTTCGCCCGGTTCGACGAAGGCCCGGTTTCCGTGGGCGGTCTCGAAGTCGTGAGTCACGACCTTTCGGGTATCGCGCTGACGGACGGCACGGCTTCGCCGGTCACGATCACCTACAAGGCTATTTCGTAA
- a CDS encoding phage major capsid protein, with protein sequence MDFASVAKAALEKRANLIAELRSVEADTALSEAEKRERVERIDTDVRGLEVEARDAVERGEREAEVRSLAARAGGLVLPGTPEARQDERDEAAELRSVARGDLPGVDFDLRTATTGTAANAGNTYATTFVAQVIEAMRVRSDFFSKARTLTTGSGETLEYPVKNGRPTASQVAENTPYGKSDGSWSKTNIGAYKYGVIVEATSEIVDDSQLDILGILAEDAGEAVADKVMADLLIGNGTGKPWGWITRATGAVNAANLAGVTTDNLIDLQHSILKPYRRNAVFMTSDSAVQNLRKLKDSTGNYIWQPALTAGAPDTILGTAIMTDPNVVTSGAGAKVLVYGDPSKYLIRQVKSLRVVRSDEYGYDRDVVAFKVTWRGSGDLFDLASVKALTVTA encoded by the coding sequence ATGGACTTCGCGTCCGTTGCTAAGGCTGCGCTGGAGAAGCGAGCCAACCTGATTGCCGAGCTTCGTTCCGTCGAGGCTGACACTGCCCTTTCCGAGGCCGAGAAGCGCGAGCGCGTCGAGCGGATCGACACCGACGTTCGCGGCCTTGAGGTCGAGGCCCGAGACGCGGTCGAGCGCGGTGAGCGTGAGGCGGAGGTTCGTTCCCTGGCCGCGCGGGCCGGCGGCCTGGTCCTGCCTGGCACCCCCGAGGCCCGCCAGGACGAGCGCGACGAAGCGGCCGAGCTGCGCTCCGTTGCGCGCGGTGACCTTCCGGGCGTCGACTTCGACCTTCGGACCGCGACCACCGGCACCGCCGCGAACGCGGGCAACACCTACGCAACGACCTTCGTTGCTCAGGTCATTGAGGCGATGCGCGTTCGGAGCGACTTCTTCTCGAAGGCCCGCACGCTCACCACGGGTTCGGGCGAGACGCTTGAGTACCCGGTGAAGAACGGTCGCCCGACCGCTTCGCAGGTCGCCGAGAACACCCCGTACGGGAAGAGCGATGGTTCTTGGAGCAAGACGAACATCGGCGCGTACAAGTACGGCGTGATCGTCGAGGCTACGTCCGAAATCGTCGATGACTCTCAGCTCGACATTCTCGGCATTCTCGCCGAGGACGCGGGCGAGGCTGTCGCCGATAAGGTCATGGCCGATCTCCTGATCGGCAACGGCACCGGTAAGCCCTGGGGCTGGATCACTCGCGCTACCGGCGCGGTGAACGCGGCGAACCTGGCGGGTGTCACGACTGACAACCTGATCGACCTTCAGCACTCCATCCTGAAGCCGTACCGCCGGAACGCGGTCTTCATGACCTCGGACTCTGCGGTGCAGAACCTTCGGAAGCTGAAGGACTCGACCGGTAACTACATCTGGCAGCCGGCGCTTACCGCTGGTGCCCCGGACACCATTCTCGGTACCGCGATCATGACTGACCCGAACGTCGTCACCTCTGGTGCGGGCGCGAAGGTTCTCGTCTACGGCGACCCCTCGAAGTACCTCATCCGTCAGGTGAAGTCGCTTCGCGTTGTCCGGTCCGACGAGTACGGCTACGACCGTGACGTGGTCGCCTTCAAGGTCACTTGGAGGGGTTCGGGCGACCTGTTCGACCTGGCTTCCGTCAAGGCTCTGACCGTTACCGCGTAA
- a CDS encoding HK97 family phage prohead protease, whose protein sequence is MQMERRAVPTEFEVRSEGGKFNFYGYALKWDARSSNLGGFRERVAQGATSESIGRDDIRALFNHDPNLILGRNRSGTLRLSEDTEGLHYEVDMPDTTYARDLATAMERGDVSQSSFGFKTSGPEGDSWAEDEDGFPLRTLQKVALFDVSPVTYPAYTDSTSGIGSRALQLLAEKRGLSVARLDSPEAIRAAIRGEVEVPALSEARTLFPRYELPTDPVAALAALRRF, encoded by the coding sequence ATGCAGATGGAGCGTAGGGCGGTCCCTACTGAATTCGAGGTTCGATCCGAGGGCGGGAAGTTCAACTTCTATGGCTACGCGCTGAAGTGGGACGCCCGTTCTTCGAACCTCGGGGGCTTTCGCGAACGCGTCGCCCAGGGTGCGACTTCCGAGAGCATCGGGCGGGATGACATTCGCGCCCTGTTCAACCATGACCCGAACCTGATCCTAGGGAGGAACCGAAGCGGAACGCTTCGCCTTTCAGAGGATACCGAGGGCCTTCATTACGAAGTCGACATGCCCGATACGACGTACGCCCGTGACCTGGCTACGGCCATGGAACGCGGGGACGTTTCTCAGTCGAGTTTCGGCTTCAAGACTTCTGGACCCGAGGGCGATTCCTGGGCCGAGGACGAAGACGGGTTTCCGCTTCGGACTCTTCAGAAGGTCGCCCTGTTCGACGTCTCGCCGGTGACGTACCCGGCTTACACCGACTCCACTTCGGGGATTGGTTCCCGCGCTCTTCAGCTTCTCGCCGAGAAGCGCGGTCTTTCTGTTGCGCGGCTGGATTCGCCGGAAGCGATCCGGGCCGCTATTCGGGGCGAAGTCGAAGTTCCGGCGCTAAGCGAAGCGCGGACGCTCTTCCCCCGATACGAGCTGCCTACCGATCCGGTGGCGGCTCTTGCGGCTCTTCGTCGCTTCTAG